The sequence GGTGTAAGAGGACGGGCAGTGTAGATGAGAAGATGTCCGCGAGGTCAGGGCAATTCCGCAAAAGACGGGCGGAGATGATTATGGGTaagagaagatgcagaaGAATGAGATTCTGCGATGAGGAAAGGGAGTGAGTGAAAAGGGCTCGCCAAAGtgttgatggcgatgctTTGTATCAAAAGTGAGAGGCGAATGAAGCGTGACGTGCCGGCCGGAGCGAGCAGGTTTTTCCTCCCGCCAACAAAGCAACAATAGCAATCAACAATCAGCTGCGGCAAAAGACGCACACCAGGCACAATACGCAGACAAAATAAGAGCCGCCGCCCGCTGCTGCGATGATGCCGCGGTGAGCTGAATATCAGAGATTTCTGAAGGCAGCCTTTTTCCACGCTGTCAGTGCAGTCTCCTGCGTTTTTTGAGTCGTGGATCGAATAAGTTCGCAGGGAGGTACGTACCGGCAACCGCTGGCCAGTTAGAACGCAGGACAGTGCCGTGGCTTACAAGTCGCCAGCGCACCTGGTATTCAGTACaagctgctaaaaaaaaaaaagcaaagcaaaagcgTCCCATCCGGGGTTCTTCCTCTAGCTGTAATCCAATCAGCGCTTATGTACCAATGTACCTTTAGCCCTTTCCGGTCCTGGAGGAGCGCCATCGCCCGTGTATCACAAACAAAGCTTGCTTTTACATACAAAGAATCTGCAGAACATGAAAAAACCGGCAGAGCATAGACAGACAATACGGGCTGAGGGCGATGACTGACAGACGTGCTCAGGGGGGCGGCGCCAGTTATGGCTTTGTCATGCAAACAACTGCTAGTACCAGGTACAAGcaccctttttttgtttgatcATTCACGTGATTTTGCAATCGGTGATTATAGGTGCCTTGGGCACAGCCATTAGCTCCCTGTGGATGATGCTACAAGGCCAAAAGCAGCAACTAATACGGCTCGCCCTATTTCTCACGGTAGAAAACCTTAACTTCTGAGCGCCTAACCCGCTGCAAGACCCGCTGAATCTGCTGAGACTTTGCACGAATGCTCCCGCCCCGTAGATCCGGCGCCGCTTTTATCATTCCATCCACAGCGCCTTGTTTTGCTGCTTGtacttttccctttccacaACAGCCCGTCTCTGCCAGGAGCTAGAGCTTGCTGCAAACCGTCGTTGTGCATCTATTCCACTCTCTGTCAACAAAGGGTAAGCGTGAGCTGAAACAGCTTGCAGTACAAACAAGCACCAACTATCGAGCCTATAATGCTGACTGTTTCAGGATCTCTTGTTGTACTTGCATATCCCTATATCGTCACCGACCGCAACTGCTTACCCCACCGTGCACACCACGCTATTACCCCGTGCTCGTATCAGCCATAATCTCCAGGTACCTTGGCTTCTAAGCAAACCAAACACCCGGTTTGGCATCCGTGCATGAATCAACACATCCAGCTGCATACGTGGCCATAGAATCTGTCTGGTCCAAATAGACAAACAGTCCCACGCATTACGCCATGGCCTCCAAAAAATCCAAGGCAGCGCCTGCCGACGACAATCTCGACGAGCTCTTCTCGGGCATTGGCCACgactccaaggccaagaagccgTCCAAGAAGCCCACCTcggccgccgccaaagcaATTGGCAATGACGATATCCTCGCCGACCTAGAATCGGAGCTTGCTCCCCAGCCTGCGTCTCGCCCACACACACCTCGTCTTAAGGAGACTATCGCTCGACGCTCGACGGCAACCCCTCCCATTGGAGACGACAAGGCCACTGCTGCGCGCAAGTCCACCGACAGCTCCAGGAGCCTCAGAGCCAGCTTCACCCCCAGTGCCACAAGCTCCGAGCTCCATGAGTCGGAGAGGAGGGGACCGGTGGAACAGGCGCAGCCTCAGCAATCCGGAGGGGGATGGTGGGGTGGAATCCTCTCAACCGCGACCGGGGTCATGAAgcaggctgaggctgcgTACAGCCAGATTCAGCAGAAcgaagaggcaaagaagtGGGCAGAGCAAGTCAAAGGCCTAGGAAGCGGCATTGATGTGAATGTGTTGAAAAGCTATGGTGAGTCCCATGTTTTGTCTTGCGCCGAGTCAACGCCAAAGGTGTCCAACTAATCTCCTGTCTACAGGCGACGAGATTCGCAACCGTGCACTGCCAACCCTATCCAACATAATCAACACCATCGCTCCTCCTATTGGCTCTCATGAGCGCCTCCTCATTCACATTACCCACGATCTGGTCGGATACCCGTCTCTCGACCCTCTCATTTACGAAGTCTTCTCCGATGTGATGCAGCAGGTGGAAGGCGGCGAGCTCCACGTTGTCCAGAGAGGCCATGAAAGCAGCCACCCGCGATCTAACGACAGCTCTGCCGGCTGGGATGATGGCCCCTGGTGGAGACAAGTTGACCAGCCTCGAGAGTTGGGTGTGGTGAAGGGCCTTGTCGAGGGCACAAAGCTCTGCCGCGTTAATGCAGAGTCGTTTGCGACCGAGTACTTTGCCTCACAGGGAGGCATCGAGGCTGTGAGGGCGCAGGCAAGATCGGGTGACGGCGAGCCTGGTGCAATTCGCACTTCGGATCTGTTCTTGTCCGTCCAAGCGATTGTCACTGACCAGGACAAGACCCTTTTCGGCCGAACTTCCGCCGccgaaaaggagaagaaagagtcCGATGACTCGGAGGAAGAGAACGAGGAAGAGTTCCGGTTTGCCATTTTCATTGTTGACCCGGTCCATGAAATCGAGTATGCCACCATCAGCCAACCCTTCCCCGCCAAATGGGCCCGTTGGCTTGAGGCCCCTCGTCCTATGACCCCCGAGTCTGGGGACGAAGAATCCCTGCATAACCGTGTGCATGAGGACATCCGAAGCATTGTTGAGACTGGTGAGCTTGACCCCAGAGAGTGGGTAGCCGGCTGGGTGAAGGACTCTCTTGCGCTCTCTGTTGGTATTGTAGCCCAATGGTATGTCGCTAGACGTATGCAGGTTGGAGTCAGTCACCCCAGGACGAAGGTGGAGaatgaggacgatgatgatgacgaagaggaggaagaggagtcTGATGAAGACACAGAGTAATGATACCATGGCCTATGTCATTGATAATGTTTGGACAATACCATTAGATTACCCATCGTGTTCGAACTTGTGAGGAGAATGCGCCAAACGTAGGTCCTGTGATTTCTACGGAGTTTTTGTAGCTATCTGATATATCGTTGTTACTCAGACACTCTTTAGCATACGGCATGAAGCAGACACAGTAATAAAACATGATAGTTTGTCGTCCTTTAGTTCTTGAAAATGCATCTTACACATACCATTTACTCTATTTTCTTAGTACTCTATAGCCTGCTTACTTGATGAATGCACCCATATCTTTATCACGTCCCTTTCCtttgctcttcatcatcctgtGCTACAGTCCCGGCATGGCTTTCCCCAGCTCTCCCTTGGCCGCTCTCGTTGCGCCCTCCATCTTGACAAGCCTCAGCGGGCGATACTCCGGATTCCACATCTGCTCCTTGATCCACTCCTCAAGATCGTGATCATTGGATGGGATATCCTTTTCAGTCGCCACGCCTTCTTTCACTGCCGCCTGAATCACGCTCTTTGCTACCTGGACGCTGACAGTCCTTACTTCCTCCACGTCTGGCAAGAGAGGTGCGGTTGGGTCCTTGAGAACGGGGCTCAGCGATGCAACTCCTTGCACGGCCGCGACGAGCATGCGGTCGGTGAGAAGCTTAGAGCGGCTGAGAATACAGCCGAGCCCGATGCCGGGGAAGACGACAGAGTTGTTGCACTCGGCAATTTCAATAGTGATGTCGTTTCCGTCTTCACCCCAGGGGCCGGTGACGGGATCAAAGGGAGATCCTG comes from Trichoderma asperellum chromosome 3, complete sequence and encodes:
- a CDS encoding uncharacterized protein (EggNog:ENOG41~BUSCO:EOG092D3ZLJ) codes for the protein MASKKSKAAPADDNLDELFSGIGHDSKAKKPSKKPTSAAAKAIGNDDILADLESELAPQPASRPHTPRLKETIARRSTATPPIGDDKATAARKSTDSSRSLRASFTPSATSSELHESERRGPVEQAQPQQSGGGWWGGILSTATGVMKQAEAAYSQIQQNEEAKKWAEQVKGLGSGIDVNVLKSYGDEIRNRALPTLSNIINTIAPPIGSHERLLIHITHDLVGYPSLDPLIYEVFSDVMQQVEGGELHVVQRGHESSHPRSNDSSAGWDDGPWWRQVDQPRELGVVKGLVEGTKLCRVNAESFATEYFASQGGIEAVRAQARSGDGEPGAIRTSDLFLSVQAIVTDQDKTLFGRTSAAEKEKKESDDSEEENEEEFRFAIFIVDPVHEIEYATISQPFPAKWARWLEAPRPMTPESGDEESLHNRVHEDIRSIVETGELDPREWVAGWVKDSLALSVGIVAQWYVARRMQVGVSHPRTKVENEDDDDDEEEEEESDEDTE